The DNA sequence CCGGATCGAGGCGAAGTACCGCTCGTTCGCGTCCAGCAGCAGCGCCGCCGGGAGACGTTCCGGCACCGACAGGTCAATCGGGGCCGACAGCATGCCGACGACGAACGAGGCCAGCGACACCAGCGCCGCGAGCAGCGTCCACCGCACGAACGGGAACCGCTTGCGGCGCACCCGCGGCCGCACGGGGTTGCCACCGCCGCCGCGAGCGGCAAGAGTCTGGGCCACCGGCCGAGAGTACGACGGAGAGGCGGGCGAGTGAGCGTCAGGGTCATGGTCGTCGACGACACCGACCACGTCCGCACCATGCTGGCGGAGATGCTGGAGCTCGACGGGTTCGAGGTGGTGCTGCGCGCCGCCAACGGCGACGAGGCCGTCGCCGGCATCGACGCCGCCGACCCGGACGTCGTGGTGATGGACCTGAAGATGCCGGGCATCGACGGGCTGGAGACCACCCGCCGCATCAAGGCGGCCCGTCCGACGCAGCCGGTCATCCTCTACACG is a window from the Mycobacteriales bacterium genome containing:
- a CDS encoding response regulator, yielding MSVRVMVVDDTDHVRTMLAEMLELDGFEVVLRAANGDEAVAGIDAADPDVVVMDLKMPGIDGLETTRRIKAARPTQPVILYTAYLDPVIEAQAKEVGVTLCLGKIDGLPELERQISRLTLELAGDA